A single Chloracidobacterium sp. DNA region contains:
- a CDS encoding ATP-binding protein: MHGVILLVGQPGTGKSSLARGLASQVAKHLSSGPTFLEVEPHGLTSSAMGKTQRAVTELLGSTISEYAEQGPVIVLLDEVETLATDRKKLSMDANPIDVHRATDAVLAQLDHLADRYDNLLFIATSNFEGAVDEAFISRSDLVLQIPMPNADARKSILEDTITGLARKYPSVKQILHDPDFARLVVATDGIDGRQLRKLVATACSFRRETAVDPSKLTAADILRAAKLDRDGGLAAKGKGA; this comes from the coding sequence ATGCACGGCGTGATTTTGCTCGTCGGACAGCCGGGAACAGGCAAGAGCTCGCTGGCCCGCGGACTAGCTTCCCAGGTTGCAAAGCATTTGAGTTCCGGCCCGACTTTTCTCGAAGTTGAACCGCACGGGTTGACGAGTTCGGCCATGGGTAAGACACAGCGGGCTGTAACCGAACTGCTGGGGTCGACTATCTCGGAATATGCCGAACAGGGTCCGGTAATCGTTCTGTTGGACGAGGTCGAAACTCTCGCAACTGACCGAAAGAAGCTCAGTATGGACGCAAATCCCATTGACGTACATCGTGCCACCGACGCCGTTCTCGCCCAACTCGATCATCTTGCCGACCGATATGACAATCTGCTCTTTATAGCTACCAGCAACTTTGAAGGAGCGGTCGATGAGGCTTTCATCTCCAGATCTGATCTTGTGCTTCAAATTCCGATGCCAAATGCCGACGCCCGTAAATCGATATTAGAAGACACGATCACGGGACTCGCCAGAAAATACCCTTCGGTAAAACAAATACTGCATGATCCCGATTTTGCAAGATTAGTAGTTGCAACCGACGGCATTGACGGCCGGCAGCTGCGTAAATTGGTGGCTACAGCTTGTTCGTTTAGACGTGAGACGGCCGTGGATCCGAGTAAGTTAACCGCAGCTGACATACTACGCGCCGCGAAACTCGACCGGGACGGAGGACTCGCCGCGAAAGGGAAAGGAGCTTAA
- a CDS encoding SAVED domain-containing protein, with protein MGEQSGARIGGDDYQHLYSWYLLLKLLSEGSDYEYAYVEHPKAGAADDVTLHPKSGRMIPSQYIQVKWHVSAAAQYNFELLATVKKPSTTSLIQKLFQSWKLLQKDGPTEIWLVSNWPAAIDFGKFIHENHGFIDLFHSCSKRSKPGKARSLWQKHVNSTDEEMAEFCRDLRLRLGFVGTRDLEEIVDERMSNNGLMSGPKARALALAAIRNVIKEGGAKKKITRESLIELVTENGLWAEAKDNPKAQLEIHGWVKRKFDGSPTVELDWTEYIDRDTRRVPDQSDWQQKLLPQLIEARKIFQQMEDGHYIDFRGKLPLTTVLAVGAAFPEVAGFAFRAEQPTDSEINLWRSDSPPTGLVFDRTRHADNEEGDDILIALSISGSGMHDAENYFKERGDTFSALIYAEPATGTGSSAIRNAGDAVALANDAKKIIREFRELYRAKNTHLILFAPAGFCLFLGQKLNALGQIVAYERTANGSYQVAVKIATG; from the coding sequence ATGGGCGAACAAAGCGGAGCACGGATCGGTGGAGACGACTACCAGCATTTATATAGCTGGTATTTGTTGTTAAAGCTACTTTCCGAAGGTAGCGATTATGAATACGCCTACGTCGAGCATCCGAAAGCGGGTGCGGCGGACGATGTGACGTTGCATCCTAAATCAGGGCGGATGATCCCGTCGCAATACATCCAGGTGAAATGGCACGTGTCGGCCGCCGCTCAATACAACTTCGAACTCTTAGCAACGGTAAAGAAACCAAGCACGACTTCGCTGATTCAAAAACTGTTCCAAAGCTGGAAGTTGCTTCAGAAAGACGGTCCAACGGAAATTTGGCTGGTAAGCAATTGGCCTGCCGCAATAGACTTTGGCAAGTTCATACACGAAAACCACGGTTTCATTGACCTTTTTCATAGTTGCAGCAAGCGGTCGAAACCTGGCAAGGCTCGTAGTTTGTGGCAGAAACACGTGAACTCCACAGATGAGGAGATGGCGGAATTCTGCCGCGATCTAAGACTTCGTCTTGGTTTTGTAGGCACGCGCGATCTGGAAGAGATAGTCGATGAACGAATGTCTAACAACGGGTTAATGAGCGGTCCAAAAGCGCGAGCCCTAGCCCTGGCCGCGATACGCAACGTAATTAAGGAAGGGGGGGCAAAGAAAAAGATCACTCGCGAATCGCTAATCGAACTTGTCACCGAAAACGGTCTGTGGGCCGAGGCCAAAGATAATCCAAAAGCCCAACTTGAGATTCACGGCTGGGTAAAACGCAAATTTGATGGGTCGCCTACGGTCGAGCTTGATTGGACCGAGTACATCGACCGTGATACGAGGCGCGTCCCTGATCAGTCTGACTGGCAACAGAAACTTCTGCCTCAGCTGATAGAAGCACGGAAGATTTTTCAGCAGATGGAAGATGGGCATTACATCGATTTTCGCGGAAAGTTGCCCCTCACGACCGTGCTTGCCGTCGGTGCCGCATTTCCCGAAGTTGCCGGTTTTGCATTCCGGGCCGAACAGCCAACGGACAGCGAAATCAACCTTTGGCGATCCGATTCGCCCCCCACTGGCCTTGTTTTTGATCGAACTCGACACGCCGATAACGAAGAAGGGGACGATATTTTAATAGCGTTATCGATTTCTGGTAGTGGTATGCATGATGCAGAAAACTATTTTAAGGAGCGTGGTGATACATTCTCGGCTCTGATCTACGCTGAGCCCGCAACGGGAACGGGAAGTTCCGCAATCCGAAACGCAGGAGATGCCGTCGCACTGGCAAACGATGCGAAAAAGATAATTAGAGAGTTTCGGGAATTGTACCGCGCGAAAAACACCCACCTTATACTTTTTGCTCCGGCGGGGTTTTGTTTGTTTCTTGGCCAAAAACTGAATGCGCTGGGACAAATCGTGGCCTATGAGCGGACCGCAAATGGCAGTTATCAGGTTGCGGTTAAGATTGCTACCGGGTAA
- a CDS encoding VCBS repeat-containing protein: MDYKNSQTGQNSSTQLGASGNQIAPADYDGDGKTDIAIWNPNNGLWTIKKSSDGSTFTRSFGQKGDAIVPADYDGDGKADVAVWRPSSGEWYITRSSDNSWYVVTFGGQQFGDVPIVGDYDGDGSADITVWRPTGGTWYVYILTSATNQVLQFQWGIPGDVPVASDYDGDHKTDLAVWRPSTGVWYVLPSTTWQYYAVTFGGLQFGDIPVSADYDGDGKEDIAVYRPSTGVWYITQSSNGQVTSSQYGTSNDIAVPSAYRRRSSAPNNQNKEIPRDGHATLAFDATSNRITTTGFEYDLAGARCKKTARRYDSNTTLPDAW, translated from the coding sequence ATGGACTATAAAAACAGTCAGACAGGACAGAACAGCTCAACCCAACTTGGTGCAAGTGGCAATCAGATCGCACCGGCTGATTACGATGGCGACGGGAAAACCGATATAGCAATTTGGAATCCGAACAATGGTCTTTGGACTATCAAGAAGAGTTCGGACGGCAGTACCTTTACGCGAAGTTTCGGTCAAAAAGGAGATGCGATCGTTCCGGCTGATTACGACGGTGATGGAAAAGCCGATGTTGCCGTTTGGCGCCCTTCGTCCGGAGAATGGTATATCACAAGAAGTTCTGACAACAGTTGGTACGTAGTGACTTTTGGGGGACAGCAGTTTGGTGATGTTCCAATCGTCGGTGATTACGATGGGGATGGCAGCGCCGATATTACTGTATGGAGGCCAACGGGCGGCACTTGGTACGTATATATTTTGACGAGTGCGACCAATCAGGTACTCCAATTCCAGTGGGGTATTCCCGGCGACGTGCCGGTGGCATCGGACTATGACGGCGATCACAAAACCGATCTGGCTGTCTGGCGGCCCTCGACCGGTGTTTGGTATGTTCTGCCGAGTACGACGTGGCAGTATTACGCCGTTACATTTGGCGGGCTCCAATTTGGGGACATACCGGTTTCGGCTGACTACGACGGTGACGGAAAAGAAGATATAGCAGTTTACCGGCCTTCGACTGGTGTTTGGTACATAACGCAAAGTTCGAACGGACAGGTTACTTCGTCACAGTATGGAACGAGCAACGACATTGCTGTGCCATCGGCGTATCGAAGACGAAGCAGTGCTCCGAATAATCAGAATAAGGAAATCCCGCGTGACGGACATGCAACGCTTGCGTTTGATGCGACTTCAAACCGGATAACTACCACCGGTTTTGAATACGATCTGGCCGGAGCGCGATGCAAAAAGACGGCTCGGCGTTACGATTCCAATACGACGCTGCCGGACGCATGGTAA
- a CDS encoding HORMA domain containing protein: MSTQVAVNTHSHSVTYVTDKLLGSVKEIVRLSGLDPDKLGDDWEVLERGILTWLNDEHLEVVHLEVYHATTDKLVGRWDFDIFYNYSSGDGSFWQDPDDIKYHIRKQNLDPANCSYRVVTTTTPGRRYVSGWSGTSLRSTDGFVRQGIGTTINGGGLSAGAGYWRKK, encoded by the coding sequence ATGAGTACGCAGGTAGCCGTAAATACACATTCACATTCCGTAACGTATGTGACCGACAAGCTTCTTGGATCGGTAAAAGAGATCGTCCGCTTAAGCGGGCTCGATCCGGATAAGCTCGGTGACGACTGGGAAGTGCTTGAGCGCGGTATTCTGACCTGGTTGAATGACGAACACCTTGAGGTCGTTCACCTTGAGGTCTACCACGCGACCACGGATAAGCTGGTCGGTCGGTGGGATTTTGATATTTTCTACAACTATTCTTCCGGTGACGGCTCCTTTTGGCAGGATCCGGATGACATCAAATACCATATCAGGAAACAAAATCTTGATCCGGCCAATTGTAGTTACCGGGTTGTAACGACCACGACACCGGGTCGCCGCTACGTGAGCGGCTGGTCTGGTACGTCGCTGCGGTCCACAGATGGTTTTGTGAGGCAGGGCATAGGCACAACGATCAATGGCGGAGGTCTGTCTGCGGGGGCTGGGTATTGGAGAAAGAAATAA
- a CDS encoding D-alanyl-D-alanine carboxypeptidase family protein: protein MGGIWLGINEAYRPFSVQQDYWNKQQENEAAVARRKPKPYRNILAAAFPGTSNHGGGTALDIDTTYLPKVLTQGPGKGKTVKQILEKYGFSRPASTMARKDYPHWQHKSASANSVEANRVAREYYENCL, encoded by the coding sequence ATGGGCGGAATTTGGCTGGGTATAAATGAAGCTTACCGTCCGTTTTCGGTCCAGCAAGACTATTGGAACAAACAACAGGAGAATGAGGCGGCTGTAGCTCGCCGAAAGCCGAAACCCTACCGAAATATATTAGCGGCCGCGTTCCCCGGAACAAGCAATCACGGCGGCGGAACCGCACTTGATATTGACACAACATACTTACCTAAGGTTCTGACGCAAGGGCCGGGAAAGGGGAAAACTGTCAAACAAATATTGGAGAAGTACGGTTTTAGCCGACCTGCAAGTACCATGGCAAGGAAGGATTACCCTCACTGGCAACATAAGAGTGCGTCGGCAAACTCTGTCGAAGCAAATAGGGTGGCCAGAGAATATTATGAGAATTGTCTGTAA
- a CDS encoding ImmA/IrrE family metallo-endopeptidase has protein sequence MATGNSPYYQQMKLLAQEKREQYNIETSKINLNVVRRIYKAEGVTIDYWDVKGNKIKACYFADGEPSVAVKRSLPREPKLFALMHELKHHYVDHESILEGRYECGQYNENEVVEIGAEVFAAAFIYPDTEMLAHIADLGITKDSFTPETIVRFKRSCGAVVSYAFLVKRFERFGYIEKGEYRRIQFQKLEEQIFGLPVYKRPSYQKNRKRVSKNP, from the coding sequence ATGGCTACTGGTAATTCCCCCTACTATCAGCAGATGAAGCTGCTTGCTCAGGAAAAACGCGAGCAATACAACATCGAAACCAGCAAGATCAATCTGAATGTCGTTAGGCGGATCTACAAAGCCGAGGGGGTAACGATCGACTACTGGGATGTTAAAGGGAATAAGATAAAGGCCTGTTATTTCGCGGACGGCGAACCATCGGTCGCTGTAAAACGCAGCCTCCCTCGCGAGCCAAAGCTTTTCGCTCTAATGCATGAGCTTAAGCATCATTACGTAGATCACGAAAGTATTCTCGAAGGCCGCTATGAATGTGGCCAGTACAATGAAAATGAGGTCGTCGAGATCGGAGCCGAGGTCTTTGCCGCAGCGTTTATTTATCCTGACACCGAAATGCTCGCGCATATAGCCGACCTAGGCATCACCAAGGATTCCTTTACGCCGGAAACCATTGTTAGGTTCAAGCGCTCATGTGGAGCGGTGGTCAGCTACGCGTTTCTCGTAAAGCGTTTTGAGAGATTCGGCTATATTGAAAAAGGCGAATATAGAAGGATTCAATTCCAAAAGCTCGAGGAGCAAATATTCGGATTACCTGTATATAAGCGACCGAGCTATCAGAAAAATCGGAAGCGTGTGTCCAAGAATCCCTAA
- a CDS encoding helix-turn-helix transcriptional regulator, with amino-acid sequence MSDLYENIGQRIKELRGKYGGKGLSQEDLAKEMKTTANTISRWESAIYKPSAMDLHKLAKFFGVNISVFFPAMETTRLAALMSALGELGQKDIDELTEYAQFRKARQALKSAKRKK; translated from the coding sequence ATGAGCGACTTGTACGAAAATATCGGCCAGCGAATAAAAGAGCTGCGCGGGAAGTACGGCGGTAAAGGTCTTAGCCAGGAAGATCTTGCTAAAGAAATGAAAACCACCGCCAACACGATTTCTCGCTGGGAGAGTGCAATCTATAAACCATCTGCTATGGACCTGCACAAATTAGCTAAGTTCTTCGGTGTTAACATCTCCGTATTTTTTCCTGCGATGGAAACTACACGGCTGGCGGCCCTTATGAGTGCACTTGGTGAACTCGGTCAAAAAGACATTGATGAACTCACCGAGTATGCCCAGTTTCGAAAAGCTCGTCAGGCACTAAAATCAGCAAAAAGAAAAAAATAA
- a CDS encoding RHS repeat-associated core domain-containing protein yields the protein MKADNGTTIATYTYGIGRERVVSQDGDENSTNLTYYAVEGGSVISEYSEGAGQVLTWVKNYIYLGGSLLATQTKNGSGETVQFNHADQLGTRIVTDPGTGTSFEQNTLPFGTSLDSESTGSTNRRFTTYDRSASTGLDYANNRYYDSQQGRFATVDPIKMGSVKILSPQTLNLYAYVTNDPINKVDPSGLDGTPPRYSTIYTTFPTLGGHSGGTGTSIPNWLGSFLTGILGNLFGGGHSYAGTFGTPTYFWQLDTATATLSAPPPLPGAGTTANVSAPPTLFGPCDIPILKKLSVVNWTGDGAGANNPYVAATMYDDLISADGNFDGRNLAGYK from the coding sequence GTGAAGGCGGATAACGGAACGACCATAGCGACATACACCTACGGGATTGGACGTGAGCGGGTTGTCTCACAAGATGGCGATGAGAACTCGACAAATCTGACCTATTACGCCGTAGAGGGTGGATCGGTCATAAGCGAATACTCCGAAGGTGCGGGACAGGTTTTGACGTGGGTCAAGAACTATATCTATCTCGGAGGCTCTTTGCTTGCGACCCAAACCAAAAACGGAAGCGGTGAAACTGTCCAGTTTAACCACGCTGATCAACTCGGAACCCGGATAGTCACCGATCCGGGTACGGGAACTTCGTTTGAGCAGAACACATTGCCATTTGGAACCTCGCTCGACAGCGAATCTACAGGCTCAACAAATCGTAGATTCACGACTTACGACCGAAGTGCTTCGACTGGATTGGATTACGCTAACAATAGGTACTACGATTCGCAGCAGGGCCGGTTCGCAACTGTCGATCCAATCAAGATGGGTTCTGTTAAGATACTTAGTCCTCAGACCTTGAATCTTTATGCCTATGTTACTAACGATCCGATCAACAAAGTTGATCCAAGTGGTTTGGACGGGACTCCACCGCGATATTCGACTATTTATACTACCTTTCCAACTTTAGGCGGGCATTCCGGTGGAACCGGTACAAGCATTCCGAACTGGCTGGGAAGTTTTCTTACGGGGATCTTAGGAAATCTTTTCGGCGGCGGCCACAGCTATGCAGGGACGTTTGGAACTCCGACCTATTTTTGGCAACTTGACACGGCAACCGCAACCCTTTCCGCTCCGCCGCCCCTTCCAGGAGCAGGAACTACTGCCAATGTGTCCGCGCCACCAACACTATTTGGCCCTTGCGACATACCAATACTCAAGAAACTTTCGGTAGTCAATTGGACCGGGGATGGAGCTGGGGCGAACAATCCTTATGTTGCGGCCACTATGTACGACGACTTAATTTCTGCTGACGGAAATTTCGATGGGCGGAATTTGGCTGGGTATAAATGA
- a CDS encoding nucleotidyltransferase domain-containing protein — protein sequence MITVQEAFKKFRSRLELNDREQNDASRRQKDIRRVMKDAFSIDRDFLTGSYARHTKTKPLKDVDIFCVLGDSERHYRKESPSVLLADVEKELAKEYGAGNVTQQRRSVCVDFGIRVDEEGGTDDKVMSFDVVPAFDEVEHYEIPDTATTSGWTKTDPEIHAERAVQAQQAYNREWKGLVRMMKSWNREMGKPIKPSFLIEVMALEVLFPPFGGTYSREIQAFFHTLADRISETWPDPAGLGPDVSDRMTPQMCAEARRVLLDSEQRAALAIRQEREGRNGEALKTWRALFGKQFPLS from the coding sequence ATGATCACAGTTCAAGAGGCATTTAAGAAATTTCGAAGCAGGTTGGAACTCAACGACCGCGAACAAAACGACGCTTCGAGACGACAAAAGGATATTCGCCGCGTAATGAAGGATGCGTTTTCGATTGATCGCGATTTCCTTACGGGCTCATACGCCCGACACACTAAAACCAAGCCGTTGAAAGACGTAGATATTTTTTGCGTGCTGGGAGACAGTGAACGGCATTACCGCAAGGAAAGCCCTTCGGTATTGCTCGCAGATGTCGAAAAAGAGCTTGCAAAGGAATACGGTGCGGGAAATGTAACTCAGCAAAGGCGGTCGGTTTGCGTTGATTTTGGAATCCGGGTAGATGAAGAAGGCGGAACGGATGATAAGGTGATGAGTTTTGACGTGGTGCCGGCTTTTGACGAGGTCGAACATTATGAAATTCCGGACACCGCGACAACGTCCGGATGGACAAAAACGGACCCCGAGATCCATGCTGAACGTGCCGTCCAGGCACAGCAGGCCTACAACCGAGAGTGGAAGGGATTGGTCCGGATGATGAAATCCTGGAATCGCGAAATGGGTAAGCCAATAAAGCCGTCTTTCCTGATCGAGGTAATGGCCCTAGAAGTTTTGTTCCCGCCATTCGGCGGCACTTATTCGAGGGAGATTCAGGCCTTTTTTCACACTCTTGCTGACAGAATATCTGAAACATGGCCGGACCCTGCGGGCCTCGGACCAGATGTGAGCGATCGGATGACGCCTCAAATGTGTGCGGAAGCACGACGCGTGTTACTTGACAGCGAGCAGCGAGCTGCCTTGGCGATCAGGCAAGAACGCGAAGGTCGAAATGGAGAGGCCCTGAAAACCTGGCGAGCACTTTTTGGAAAGCAATTTCCACTTTCATGA